Proteins encoded in a region of the Desulfobotulus mexicanus genome:
- a CDS encoding DUF2190 family protein, with amino-acid sequence MSYVLGPRSYEVGTGGVESFRIVQFDGEKVILNSAAGTPVGFATTYAAEGERVSVQHLGVDGTWELETAGAVSALDLVFAADEGRIQGLPSEAGTYRKIGIALKSAASAGEIIEVLPYDFHATVTV; translated from the coding sequence ATGAGCTATGTTCTCGGGCCAAGATCCTACGAAGTGGGAACCGGCGGTGTGGAGTCTTTCCGGATTGTGCAGTTTGACGGGGAGAAGGTGATTCTGAACAGCGCAGCCGGAACGCCCGTCGGCTTTGCCACCACCTATGCGGCGGAAGGGGAACGGGTTTCTGTTCAGCACCTTGGGGTGGACGGCACCTGGGAGCTGGAAACCGCCGGAGCCGTTAGCGCATTGGATTTGGTTTTTGCGGCGGATGAGGGGCGGATTCAGGGTCTTCCTTCGGAAGCTGGAACCTACAGAAAGATCGGTATTGCCCTGAAATCGGCTGCCTCCGCAGGGGAGATCATTGAGGTGCTGCCCTATGATTTTCATGCCACCGTAACCGTCTAA